A window of the Lolium perenne isolate Kyuss_39 chromosome 7, Kyuss_2.0, whole genome shotgun sequence genome harbors these coding sequences:
- the LOC127314389 gene encoding uncharacterized protein: MSCFAMRSSSSSRVRGGRQQPWRWLRRCAGLAAAAHARIRRTVVRVRWSGPGRLGAHRHHRSPAPPLPSVQRGHHRSFAPVYVDELYSQPKGLSVVREEVPQVSTSKLARDTDRTAGVVSKAPVHGAGAAAATTTGGSSKARAAGRSAGVRGFLLSPGRGGCGMGEVDVRAEMFIRKFREEMRLQSQRSAEEFEAMLARGL, from the coding sequence ATGTCCTGCTTCGCCATGCGCAGCTCGTCGTCGTCCAGGGTCAGGGGCGGCAGGCAGCAGCCGTGGCGGTGGTTGCGCAGGTGCGccggcctcgccgccgccgcgcacGCCAGGATCCGCCGCACCGTCGTACGCGTCCGGTGGTCAGGCCCTGGTCGGCTTGGCGCCCACCGTCACCATCGCTCACCGGCCCCGCCCCTGCCGTCCGTGCAGCGCGGCCACCACCGGAGCTTCGCGCCGGTCTACGTCGACGAGCTCTACAGCCAGCCCAAGGGCCTCAGCGTCGTGCGCGAGGAGGTGCCCCAGGTCAGCACCAGCAAGCTCGCACGTGACACCGACCGTACCGCCGGCGTCGTCAGCAAGGCACCCGTGCATGGCGCCGGCGCCGCGGCCGCTACCACTACTGGTGGCAGCAGCAAGGCACGTGCTGCGGGTAGGAGCGCCGGCGTGAGGGGTTTCTTGCTGAGCCCGGGCAGAGGGGGTTGTGGGATGGGGGAGGTGGATGTGAGGGCGGAGATGTTCATCAGGAAGTTCAGGGAGGAGATGAGACTGCAGAGCCAGAGGTCGGCCGAGGAATTCGAGGCCATGCTTGCAAGAGGCCTATGA